TTGAAAATAGTAATAGgttatatttctattagattTCATACTAAAGAATTTATCCAATCGATGCATGGTATGAGTTCTTCATGATTATCACGTGATACCTATTACAACCAATCAAAATATTCGTCTTACGATCAACATCTTAGAGGGCGTTTTTCGCACAATAATGTCTTAACcttattttaacattaattaaactacaaaaaatataacaagaaatatattatatatatatatatatataaatgaagtataataaaacaaaagttaAGAAAGAACTCAATGAAgtaacaaacaaaagaaaaacgaaaaaaaatgtattgtcGTGACGTCATTTTCCGGAAGTGAGTCTAGGGATTATTTCGACTATTGACAATTCCCTAGTATGTTTTATCCAGCGTAGTACATACATCAGAGAAAAGCTATTAggcaatgaaataaaatggcCGTTGTTTGGTTAAATATAAAGTATTGAAATAGtctgttaaattttttttaatcataaaaatgagtgtgaaagaaaattcaacgacaataacaaaacCTACGACCGTTCCTAATACTAAATCTTACGGGAAGATAGTACTGACGTTGCAAAATTGTCTTTTACCAGAGGAAAAGCTTAATAACACCCCATCGCATTTAGACGATTTAGATGCCGAAACTGAAACAGACCTTCGAATATTAGGATGTGAACTGATACAAACGGCTggaattcttttgaaattacCTCAGGTTAGTAAATGTACtcttaattttgtatatattgcaCGCTTAGGAATTTTCTAATCTCTGTAATCTCTGTACAATCATTCTTTCTATGATACAAAAATAAGGTACATTATGTTTATAGTTAAGCACAATAGAAAATTGTAAGTTAATTCTATTGCGAAGTTAAACTCCGCGAGATTGTAAATCTAAAGGTATCGTACAAAttaaggaagaggaaggaacaTGATACTATCGTCACGTTCTCTCGTCGTTTTCTTCACGTATCTTTCGTGATATCTACAACATTATAACATGGTATAATCCCaataaaattgtatgtattattattgtacatatTTGGATATCCCTTGTAGTTAGTATGGCAAATAAAAATTGGTTTGGTACAACCATTCGAGATGAAAGTAAGtgtaatattataagtaaaacaaaaaaaaaagaaaaagaaaaaaaaaaaaaaaaaaaaaaaaaaaaaaaaagaaggaagaaaaaaaaatagagaaccTATTTTCTTCGTTACAATTGAATTCTCCTTACAGTAACAACATAGTTATATTCgtcaaaatcatttataatgttAAAGTTAAACAACAATAtcactttttttaataatcaatttcaaaTCGGGAAAAAGCTCTTTcctcgtaaattattttttacaggTTGCAATGGCCACTGGACAAGTAATATTTCAACGcttttattatagtaaatcATTAGTCAGGCATAATATGGAAATAACAGCCATGGGTTGTATCTGTTTAGCTTGTAAGATAGAAGAAGCACCCAGAAGGATTAGAgatgttattaatgtttttaatcaCATTAAGCAAGTTTCCTGTCaaaggtaaatattttttatttaatattaggctggaaactatgaaacgggcgttgaatgaaaataaaaaaaaaaaaaaacaacaaaaaaagcccgtttcatagtttccaacctaatagttacatcattgaaagaaaaggaaaaaaaaaaaaaaaaaaaagaaagtgatatatttatttaaaaaataaaaaaaaatatatatattatctatatgcaattaaatttcatttatttcatacgTTTTAGGCCGATACAACCTGTAATACTAGATCAGAATTATGTAGCATTGAAAAATCAAGTTATTAAGTCAGAACGAAGAGTATTAAAGGAATTGGGTTTTTGTGTACATGTAAAACATCCGCACAAAATCATAGTAATGTACTTGCAAGTTTTGGGTTATGAAAAGAATCGTGCCCTGATGCAACAATGCTGGAATTATATGAATGATTCATTAAGATCGGATGTATTTCTGAGGCATCAACCAGAAACCGTAGCGTGTGCATGCGTATATTTGGGTGCACGTCAGCTTCAATTACCTTTACCATCCTCGCCACCATGGTTTTCCCTTTTCAAAGTCAATGAATCTTCGATAAGGGACGTTTGCCGTCGcattttacgattatattatagGCCACGTGTAAAGCCAGaacaattggaaaaaaaagtggaagaaCTGCGTCGCCAATATGAGGAGGCAAGAACAAAAGCTCGAGGTGGTGATGTTGATAGTCATACTCCAAGTCCACCATTGCCTAAACATCATAATGCTTGGGGTGGTTTTATTAGTCGCAGTGGCACACACGCTGTGCCAGAAAGAACTAAATCACCGAGGTAAGagtttataacatttttcgtTTAGTTAATATAGTTTTGCCagtgtatttcttttctgtttgtttttttctctctctctctctctctctctctctttcattttctttctttttcttttttttttttgtttctttggttctttgtttgtttgttttttttttttttttttttagacgtTCCAAGTCAACCAGTACTTCTCCGTCAAAAGGAGAAGGAGCAAagcataataaaagaaagaaacatgcTAGTAGAAGTAGATCTCGTAGCCATAGCCATGGTAGATCTCGTAAACCCAAGAAAGCTCAAAGAAGAAGATCAGGTAGTCACAAATCATCACGCAGTCGTTACAGATCACATAGTCGATCC
This Vespa velutina chromosome 22, iVesVel2.1, whole genome shotgun sequence DNA region includes the following protein-coding sequences:
- the LOC124956577 gene encoding cyclin-L1 isoform X1, whose translation is MSVKENSTTITKPTTVPNTKSYGKIVLTLQNCLLPEEKLNNTPSHLDDLDAETETDLRILGCELIQTAGILLKLPQVAMATGQVIFQRFYYSKSLVRHNMEITAMGCICLACKIEEAPRRIRDVINVFNHIKQVSCQRPIQPVILDQNYVALKNQVIKSERRVLKELGFCVHVKHPHKIIVMYLQVLGYEKNRALMQQCWNYMNDSLRSDVFLRHQPETVACACVYLGARQLQLPLPSSPPWFSLFKVNESSIRDVCRRILRLYYRPRVKPEQLEKKVEELRRQYEEARTKARGGDVDSHTPSPPLPKHHNAWGGFISRSGTHAVPERTKSPRRSKSTSTSPSKGEGAKHNKRKKHASRSRSRSHSHGRSRKPKKAQRRRSGSHKSSRSRYRSHSRSRERDSEKSSKHRSKHRRH
- the LOC124956577 gene encoding cyclin-L1 isoform X2: MKVAMATGQVIFQRFYYSKSLVRHNMEITAMGCICLACKIEEAPRRIRDVINVFNHIKQVSCQRPIQPVILDQNYVALKNQVIKSERRVLKELGFCVHVKHPHKIIVMYLQVLGYEKNRALMQQCWNYMNDSLRSDVFLRHQPETVACACVYLGARQLQLPLPSSPPWFSLFKVNESSIRDVCRRILRLYYRPRVKPEQLEKKVEELRRQYEEARTKARGGDVDSHTPSPPLPKHHNAWGGFISRSGTHAVPERTKSPRRSKSTSTSPSKGEGAKHNKRKKHASRSRSRSHSHGRSRKPKKAQRRRSGSHKSSRSRYRSHSRSRERDSEKSSKHRSKHRRH